The DNA region TATTTTGATGTCCATAGCGAGCGACATGTTTTCGATGTACAAAATATCAAATTTCATCCGCTGAATCATTTGTTCCACATTTTCGGCATAGCCGAATTTGATTTGTCCCCAGCTGGTAATCCCGGGTTTT from Sphingobacteriales bacterium includes:
- a CDS encoding sugar transferase, coding for KPGITSWGQIKFGYAENVEQMIQRMKFDILYIENMSLAMDIKIIFYTLLIILKGTGK